The stretch of DNA TGCTTTCTTCTTCACCATTGCTTAATAATCCAACTAGTGGTTCATCAATTTGTAAAACATCTCTTGCATATACTTGACCCATAACTGCAAATTCAAATAGGTTTTTTGAATCACAATCAACATTTGCTCCAACGTCTAATACTAATGTATTTTGGTTTTCACTTGTTGGCATAAGTGTTGCAATTGCTGGTCTAGAAACACCTTTAATTCTTCCGATTCTAAGTGTTGCTAAAGACATTGATGCACCTGAGTGACCTGCTGAAACAACTGCATCTGCTTCTCCAGACTTAACTAAATCAATTGCTTTGTAAATAGTTGAATCTTTTCTTTTTAATGCGTCTGTTGCAGAATCAGTCATACTGATTACATCTTCTGTATGTACAATTTCTACTCTGTTTTTTAAGTGTGAAGGGATTAAGTTTTCAAGTTGAGTTTTATCACCTACTGCAATAGCAGTAAAGTTATTATTTAGTCTTAGAGCGGCAATTAAACCGTCTATTATGGGTTCGGGACCGAAATCCCCTCCCATAGCATCAATAGCAATTTTAAGCATTAGTTTTTGTATTCACCAGTATTTGGGTTTACCGTGTGAGGCATCTTCCAAGTTCCGTCACTATCTTTTACCGGTCTTTTTAAAGTAATTTTATAGTGAGTTCTTCTCTTAGCTGCTCTAGTATGAGATACTCTTCTCTTAGGTACTGCCATATTATTCTCCTTATTTAATATTCTTTATCGACTAATTCACAATCTGTACAGTTATTACAGATATGATAGTCACTGTATATAGATGATATTTCACTTTCAATAATAGCATTGAAGTCTATCATATGATCATCTATTTCTATTACTAAGTCTTCTGACTCAGAGGATTCATTCTTGAAAATACCATCACTTATCAAGAAATTAAACTCTTCCTCTAAAGTAACAGTATCGTCTTCACCACATCTTGCACATTGAACTGTAGTTTTACCATTTAAAGTGCTGTCGATTTTGACTAATGATGGCGATATTTTACAAAAAGTACCTTCAATTTTAACTGAATTGAACTCTGCACTAAAGTTTTTAGGGCTTTGTGGTACTTTTCTAAATTCTATTTTCATTTAAAATATGAACTATTCTTAGCAAATTTCTCTGTCAGAGAAGAAAAATTTAATTTCGATAGCTGCATTTTCTAAAGAATCTGAACCGTGTACTGCATTTGCATCAATTGATTCAGCGAAATCTGCTCTGATTGTACCAGCTGCAGCTTCTTTAGGGTTAGTAGCACCCATTAAATCTCTGTTTTTAGCCATTGCATCTTCACCTTCTAAAACAGTAACAACAACTGGTCCAGAAATCATGAATTCAACTAATTCACCAAAGAAAGGTCTTTCAGCGTGAACTGCATAAAATGCTTCAGCATCTGCTTTAGATAACTGTACTTTTTTAGTTGCAGCAATTCTTAATCCGTTTGATTCAAATCTATCTAAGATTTTTCCAACAACGTTTTTAGCTACTGCATCAGGTTTAATGATTGATAACGTTTGTTCCATAGGTATTTTCCTCTTTAATTTTTTAAGTCGCGGATTATACCTAAAAAATAAAAAAAAGGCAAGTAGTAAAAAATACTACTTACCTTTGACATAATAAAATTGTATATAATTAATGTTAAAAATTAGTTATTAATCTTCAACGCAAGGTTCACCCTCAGTCATACCATCTCTAACTGGGTGTGCTGCACCTTCTCTTGCATCCCATACGATACATCCTTCAGTAGGACATGCTTCTGCACATGCAGGTTCATCGTTGTCACCGATACACTCAGTACATGTATCAGCATTTACAAAATAGATATCCTCACCTGTTGGGTTTTCATCATTATCAACAATTGATTCAGTTGGACATTCATCTAAACATGCATCGCAATTAATACAAATATCTGTAATTTTAACTGCCATTTATAACTCCTTGTTAAATTTTAGAAACTTTAGCACAGTAATAATAAATTTATCTTTAAGTCTTTATATTATTATAAAACCCACAGAATGGTAGTTTAATGAAAATAATAACAACTATCAAATAGTAAAAGAAAAGAAAACTATTATTTCTTCTATTTGGATAAAAATTTTCCTAAAATAAAATTTGTCTTAAATTTTAAACTTTATCTATTCACTTATTATTAGTTTTAATTAGTTTGTACTATAATTTCATCACAAATTAATTTTAATAAAAGGAAATTACATGTTAGTTACAAAAAAAGCTCCAGATTTCACAGCTACAGCAGTACTTGCTGATGGTCAAATTGTTGAAGATTTTAACCTATATGATAACATTGGTGAGAAAGGTGCGGTATTATTTTTCTATCCATTAGATTTTACATTCGTTTGTCCTTCAGAAATTATCGCATTCTCTAAAAGAATTGAAGAGTTTACTTCAAGAGGTATCAATGTAATTGGTGTTTCTGTTGACTCACAATTCTCTCACTTCGCTTGGAGAGAAACTCCAGTTGAAAATGGTGGAATCGGAAGAATTAAGTATCCATTAGTTGCTGACTTAAGCAAACAAATCTCTAAAGATTACGATGTATTATTCGGAGAGTCTGTAGCATTAAGAGGATCTTTCTTAATTGACAAAGATGGAACTGTTAGACACGCTGTAATTAACGACTTACCATTAGGTAGAAACATTGACGAGATGATCAGAATGGTAGATACTATGTTATTTACTAATGAGCACGGTGAAGTTTGTCCTGCAGGTTGGTCAAAAGGTGATGAAGGTATGAAAGCAGACAAAGATGGTGTTGCTGAGTATCTTGCTAAGCACGAAGGTGACTTATAATATTTAAGTAAAGATGCCTCTCTTGGGCATCTTTGCACTTTCTAGCAATTAATTTCTTGACATTTTTTTAAATAAACACTAAAATAACACTATAAAATTCTTAATAACACTACAAAACTTACATTACTTTATGTAATTCTATAAAAGGCAAAATATACTTATGGAAGAGTCAAAAACTCAATCTAAACAAAAATCTACCAATAATGGTAGGAAAACAAGAACTCACGTACCCGTAGAGGGCTTTAAAATTGAACAACTAAGAGAACTTCCCCTTGAAGACCTTCTTAAAATAGCAAAAGACTTAGAAGTAGAAAACCCACAAGAACTTAAAAGACAAGACTTAATGTTTAACATTTTAAAATCACAAATCGATCAAGGTGGTTTTATTCTGTTTACAGGAATCCTTGAAATTAAAGATGGTGGTTTTGGTTTCTTAAGAGCTATGGATGGAAACTTTTCAGATACATCAAATGATTCATATGTTTCAGCAACACAAATTAGAAAGTTTGCATTAAGAACAGGTGACATTGTAACTGGACAAGTTAGACCACCAAACAAAGATAGTGAAAAATATAATGCTTTATTAAAAATTGAAGCAATTAACTACCTACCAATCAACGAATCAAAAAACAGACCTCTATTTGACAATTTAACTCCTTTATATTCAACTGAAAGATTTAAATTTGAATATGACCAAACAAGAATGACAGGAAGAATGTTAGACTTATTTGCTCCAATGGGTAAAGGTCAAAGGGGACTAATCGTTGCACCTCCAAAAACTGGTAAAACTGAGTTACTAAAAGAGTTGGCTCATGGTATTACAAGAAATCACCCTGATACTCACTTAATGGTTCTTTTAATTGATGAAAGACCAGAAGAGGTGACTGATATGCAAAGGTCTGTTAAAGGTGAAGTTTATTCTTCTACTTTCGATTTACCAGCACATAATCATGTTAGAGTTGCAGAGATTGTAATTGAAAAAGCAAAAAGACTTGTAGAGATGAAAAAAGATGTTGTAATCTTACTTGATTCTATTACAAGATTAGCAAGAGCATATAATACTGTTACTCCAAGTTCAGGAAAAGTACTTTCTGGTGGGGTTGATGCAAATGCACTTCACAAGCCAAAAAGATTCTTTGGTGCAGCTAGAAATATTGAAGAAGGTGGTTCTTTAACTATTATTTCAACTGCTCTTATTGAA from Arcobacter sp. F155 encodes:
- a CDS encoding peroxiredoxin — encoded protein: MLVTKKAPDFTATAVLADGQIVEDFNLYDNIGEKGAVLFFYPLDFTFVCPSEIIAFSKRIEEFTSRGINVIGVSVDSQFSHFAWRETPVENGGIGRIKYPLVADLSKQISKDYDVLFGESVALRGSFLIDKDGTVRHAVINDLPLGRNIDEMIRMVDTMLFTNEHGEVCPAGWSKGDEGMKADKDGVAEYLAKHEGDL
- the rho gene encoding transcription termination factor Rho yields the protein MEESKTQSKQKSTNNGRKTRTHVPVEGFKIEQLRELPLEDLLKIAKDLEVENPQELKRQDLMFNILKSQIDQGGFILFTGILEIKDGGFGFLRAMDGNFSDTSNDSYVSATQIRKFALRTGDIVTGQVRPPNKDSEKYNALLKIEAINYLPINESKNRPLFDNLTPLYSTERFKFEYDQTRMTGRMLDLFAPMGKGQRGLIVAPPKTGKTELLKELAHGITRNHPDTHLMVLLIDERPEEVTDMQRSVKGEVYSSTFDLPAHNHVRVAEIVIEKAKRLVEMKKDVVILLDSITRLARAYNTVTPSSGKVLSGGVDANALHKPKRFFGAARNIEEGGSLTIISTALIETGSKMDEVIFEEFKGTGNSEVVLSRNAANRRVYPALDIIKSGTRKEELLLTPEILQKTWILRNAIGSMDEVEALKFLYSKMQKTKNNEEFFAGMNE
- the ndk gene encoding nucleoside-diphosphate kinase translates to MEQTLSIIKPDAVAKNVVGKILDRFESNGLRIAATKKVQLSKADAEAFYAVHAERPFFGELVEFMISGPVVVTVLEGEDAMAKNRDLMGATNPKEAAAGTIRADFAESIDANAVHGSDSLENAAIEIKFFFSDREIC
- a CDS encoding 4Fe-4S dicluster domain-containing protein, which produces MAVKITDICINCDACLDECPTESIVDNDENPTGEDIYFVNADTCTECIGDNDEPACAEACPTEGCIVWDAREGAAHPVRDGMTEGEPCVED
- the rpmF gene encoding 50S ribosomal protein L32: MAVPKRRVSHTRAAKRRTHYKITLKRPVKDSDGTWKMPHTVNPNTGEYKN
- a CDS encoding YceD family protein, encoding MKIEFRKVPQSPKNFSAEFNSVKIEGTFCKISPSLVKIDSTLNGKTTVQCARCGEDDTVTLEEEFNFLISDGIFKNESSESEDLVIEIDDHMIDFNAIIESEISSIYSDYHICNNCTDCELVDKEY
- the plsX gene encoding phosphate acyltransferase PlsX, whose translation is MLKIAIDAMGGDFGPEPIIDGLIAALRLNNNFTAIAVGDKTQLENLIPSHLKNRVEIVHTEDVISMTDSATDALKRKDSTIYKAIDLVKSGEADAVVSAGHSGASMSLATLRIGRIKGVSRPAIATLMPTSENQNTLVLDVGANVDCDSKNLFEFAVMGQVYARDVLQIDEPLVGLLSNGEEESKGNEVTKEAFKLISKIPNFAGNVEGSDIFKGSVDVVVCDGFIGNILLKTAEGVADTIGQIIKKNLKRSLISIAGAVLMRKVFKNLKVRVDYAEYGGAPLLGVKAPVIIAHGKSNPKAIQNAIFQAINSASSNLNNDIEERLKQYSS